A window of Daucus carota subsp. sativus chromosome 2, DH1 v3.0, whole genome shotgun sequence genomic DNA:
aagcagttaaaatgggacggagggagtatatatcaagaaaattgCAAATTCGATGGATTATTTTtctaagaaaaagaaatattgcCGGATATATTACAGCACAAGATGAGTCGCCAGAGCATAGTGGCCTACAAATCATCACCGTAGTAAGCAAAGCCTTTCAATTTCATGGCCGCCGCCGTTCTATCTCCGGCCACCACCCTCCGGCTAAACCCCTTTTACGCCACAGCCAGATTCCTCTCCTTCCGCCGCAAAACCCTCCCAACAACCCTTCTCCCCTCCCTCCTAAAACCCATCATTCCAACCCCGCAAAATTACACGCACTACTATGTGAACCCATCTTTTTCCGGAGGCCGGAAGTTCAGTAGTGTGATTTTCGCGAAAATTTCGCCGGAAAATGCGGTGGAGAGGCAGAAAGATGAAGTGTTGGGGAGTGATATGAAGGTTGGGAAGTTTCGAAAAAGGCTGAGAGTTGTGGATATTAAAGGAGGGGTTGATGAGGGTTTGGATAGGTTAGGGCAGAATTTAGTTGTTAAGGGTTGGGTTCGGACTCTTCGGGTGCAGAGTAGTGTTACATTCATTGaggtactttttttttttttgatttttgatttttgatattgAATGTTTTGAACTCCAATGATGAAATTTGGGGATTTTGATGGAAATGTGAACTCGTGTTGTTAGGTGAATGATGGATCATGCTTATCGAATATGCAATGTGTGGTTGGCTCGGATGCTGAAGGTTATGATCAGGTGAAAATGTACAAGGATTGTGCAATTTTTTGTAGCATGTATGAAGGAAATTTCAGTATACTGTGATAATTTATAAGCCTGCGGAAAATATATGATTGACTTGTAGGATTGTTATTTAGTCAAGTGGGGTCGAACATTGTGTCCTCGATCTTAGCTTGACAAATAACCAAAAATCGAACATGTTAGTCCTCCAAATCTTGAATTAATCATATGAAAAAATTCAAGACGAATTGAGATAAAATCCAATATGCTCAACTAGATTAAGCATGTAAATtacaactttattttatattcttatacTGTATAGAAGGgtaaatttttcattttatattcGAGCTTTACTCAATTAGTTACAAGCTCGAGCGTGCGTGATCATTGTGGAGGCAGAATCAAGTACATTATTGGTCAACGTTGAGCATGAGTCATAGTAGCCCGATTTGTTTGCACCTCTAAATTGTGTTGAGCAAGTATTGATCTATGTATAGACCTCCCCTCACTTGTGTAATGATGAGGCCAATTATTGTAGGTAGAGAATGGCTTGACGACAACAGGTGCATCAGTATGTGTAGAAGGGATTCTGGTAGCCAGTCAAGGCTCTAAGCAGAAAGTAGAATTGAAGGTCGAGAAGCTCACAACGGTATACTCTGAACTATGATACATTTTTCTGTTCAGCTTTTACAGTAACTATCTGTTGCGAATCCAATGGCCCTTCCCCTTCTTCAAACTGGGGACTGGCCCTTCCCCTTCTTCAAATTTGTGTGAAGTCTGAACAAGGTATTGTTACACTATATAGAGATCATACTGTTCTTGTAGAGGGAAGAAATAGAGAGTGCTGTTTAAGTTGGACCTGCATACTGAATGGGGATTCCCCCTAAACTATAGTCTATTCATTTGAACTTCTGGTAATTACTGTATGCTTGTatcatgttaatattttttctcCATAGGTCGGTAAAAGTGATCCTTCATTCCCCATCCAGAAGAAAAGAGTCAGCAGAGAATTTTTGAGAACAAAATCTCATCTTCGTCCAAGAACAAACACCTTTGGTGCGGTATGGTACAGTATTTTGTTTAGCACTCTATCTTCTGTGTATATGTTTTATTTAGTCATCAATCCAAAGGTTATTTGACAGTTTGTTCAGTCCTAGATTATTATGATGCATCTTTGCTCATGTAGACCTTATGCCAGCATATAATGAACGATATTACCTAACATGGctattagtttttattgttgAGCAAATTTTATTTATCCTAAATTCTAATTAGCTGTTCAGGTCATGTCAACTTCTTGAGGTCATGTGAAGTTAAAAATCAATGTGTTAAATTATGTCTCTcagctaaaattgttttcacCATAACAGAAGGTCGAGGCCCGAGAGTGTTTCGTATGGAACTATGGATATTATTAGTTGCAATATTATTTGTTATGACTTTTAATCTTGTGACATGCATCAGGTTGCACGTGTGAGAAATGCTCTGGCTTATGCTACACACAagttttttaatgaaaatggaTTTGTGTGGATCTCAAGTCCTATTATTACTGCTTCAGATTGTGAAGGAGCTGGTGAGCAGTTTTGTGTGACTACTTTGGTACGCTTCTTCATATACATGTTCCTCTGCACATTGCTGATGctttttaaaatgtttgtttataatttttacaaCATTTGACTTGCAGGGGCATCTATATACAATTAAGATCATGCATTCTTGTTTCACATCTTTTCctattattttttcttgataaCTGCTTCCTTAAGATAATTTTACTATAACAGATTCCAAGCTCCAGAGAGGCTAATGAATCTTTAGCTGATGCCATTCCTAAAACTAAAGATGGTCTTATTGATTGGTCACAAGTAAGTAAAAGCAGATTCTGCAATAAGTTCTGAAGTTTTCATATTTCTGTACCTGCATTGTTAATTAAGCATTTTTCATATCAATAACTATGAAACTAAGGTGGTTTCCACCTTCTATTGTCATTGGCAAGTCAGTCgggctttttttattttatatttcattgtATCTTTCACTTTTCATTTACAAGAAAGTTTTATTCGAATTCTATTGCTCAAACCCTATCCCTGGCCATTTCTACcaattctttttaatattagtGCACATAGCGTGAGGCAGTAAATGGGTACTAAAGATAATAGGCAGAAACACTAGAGGGTTCTCTGGACTGTTTATTGTGATAAAGTTTGGATTCTTGATCTTATGAGCATTATGTGTAGTTGACACTTAAGTTGAGGCTCTTGTTTGAAAAAGTTGCAGACACGAAACTCCTTAATTTATGGGCTTTGTTCAAAACAGTAGACCTTACATAAAGGAACAATATTTAGCGTTGTGAAGAATCTCATTAGGATTAGTCATTACTCATTAGCCATAGTTAGGTAGGAATTTTCATAAATGTTAAGGGACCCAGATTTATAGTAATTGAATTGCCAAA
This region includes:
- the LOC108209988 gene encoding asparagine--tRNA ligase, chloroplastic/mitochondrial, with the translated sequence MAAAVLSPATTLRLNPFYATARFLSFRRKTLPTTLLPSLLKPIIPTPQNYTHYYVNPSFSGGRKFSSVIFAKISPENAVERQKDEVLGSDMKVGKFRKRLRVVDIKGGVDEGLDRLGQNLVVKGWVRTLRVQSSVTFIEVNDGSCLSNMQCVVGSDAEGYDQVENGLTTTGASVCVEGILVASQGSKQKVELKVEKLTTVGKSDPSFPIQKKRVSREFLRTKSHLRPRTNTFGAVARVRNALAYATHKFFNENGFVWISSPIITASDCEGAGEQFCVTTLIPSSREANESLADAIPKTKDGLIDWSQDFFGKPAFLTVSGQLNAETYATALSDVYTFGPTFRAENSNTSRHLAEFWMIEPELAFANLDDDMACATAYLQYVVKFVLENCKEDMDFFNTWIEKGIVGRLSDVVEKDFVQLTYTDAVELLLRAKKKFEFPVKWGCDLQSEHERYITEQAFDGCPVIIRDYPKEIKAFYMRQNDDGKTVAAMDLLVPRVGELIGGSQREERLDLLEDRLDDLQLNKESYWWYLDLRRYGSVPHAGFGLGFERLVQFATGIENIRDAIPFPRTPGSAEF